In Treponema sp. OMZ 798, the following proteins share a genomic window:
- a CDS encoding N-acetylmuramoyl-L-alanine amidase, with protein sequence MSNKANKRAFFSVFLLIFLYVRAFSAGVSVTDAAGRLDLDISWDPLSQELIFMKNNSEVSCKVGENLIVFDNEKADFIPPPYQKDGLTFISGEMYKKLETFFAVPQKETKYRVGVILIDPGHGGKDPGCVGSYVENKKTFVLYEKDIALKVSLNLYKMLKKAYPNKKILLTRNKDVYPTLEERVNMANSVKLKKNESILYVSVHVNASLNSKASGFEVWYLPPEYRREVVDKKTVPKEIHSILNSMMEEEFTMESILMAQNILDGLDAQIGKKSPKRGIRANQWFVVRNVKMPSVLIELGFITNKTEVRLLNSPDYLKKCSLGIYNGLSAFISNFETN encoded by the coding sequence ATGAGCAATAAGGCAAATAAAAGAGCTTTTTTTTCTGTTTTTCTCTTGATTTTTCTCTATGTGAGAGCTTTTTCTGCGGGTGTTTCGGTTACCGACGCTGCTGGAAGACTTGATCTTGATATCTCATGGGATCCGCTTTCTCAAGAACTTATTTTTATGAAAAATAACTCTGAAGTTAGCTGTAAGGTAGGTGAAAATCTTATAGTCTTCGATAACGAAAAAGCCGATTTTATTCCGCCTCCATATCAAAAAGACGGCCTTACCTTTATAAGCGGTGAAATGTACAAAAAGCTTGAAACATTTTTTGCCGTACCTCAAAAAGAAACAAAGTACAGGGTAGGGGTTATCTTGATAGATCCGGGGCATGGAGGGAAAGATCCCGGCTGTGTCGGCTCCTATGTCGAAAATAAAAAAACGTTTGTCTTGTACGAAAAAGATATAGCCTTAAAGGTTAGTTTGAACCTATATAAGATGCTCAAAAAAGCCTACCCGAACAAAAAGATTCTTTTAACCAGAAATAAAGATGTCTATCCGACCCTTGAAGAAAGGGTAAATATGGCAAATTCCGTAAAATTAAAAAAAAATGAAAGCATCCTCTATGTTTCAGTCCATGTAAATGCCTCCCTTAACTCAAAAGCTTCCGGGTTTGAGGTCTGGTATCTTCCTCCTGAGTATAGGCGGGAGGTAGTAGATAAAAAAACTGTGCCGAAAGAAATTCACTCCATACTTAATTCGATGATGGAAGAAGAGTTTACAATGGAAAGTATTTTAATGGCCCAAAATATTTTGGACGGTTTGGATGCCCAAATCGGAAAAAAAAGCCCTAAAAGAGGTATCCGCGCAAATCAATGGTTTGTGGTACGTAATGTAAAGATGCCCAGTGTGTTGATAGAATTGGGATTTATTACCAATAAAACGGAAGTTAGACTTTTAAATTCCCCTGACTACTTGAAAAAATGCTCCTTGGGTATATATAATGGACTCTCTGCTTTTATAAGTAATTTTGAAACTAATTGA
- a CDS encoding GerMN domain-containing protein, with amino-acid sequence MNYIKTKIITASLLLVVIIIVLFTSSFNKKHDRYVLFFKNSITGKIDTEIRYVPLQNITEPEAAFFEELMLGPVNHHCYSFIRAGSKLLSCFVKDGILYADLPLAFVEDIKREFDSDEIKALLQKNIFTNCKDLKAAHIFIEGIEIYELLKK; translated from the coding sequence ATGAATTACATAAAAACAAAGATTATTACAGCCTCTTTATTGCTTGTGGTAATAATTATTGTGCTTTTTACATCGAGTTTTAATAAAAAACATGATAGATATGTGCTTTTTTTTAAGAATTCCATAACCGGTAAGATTGATACCGAAATCCGCTATGTCCCGTTACAAAATATAACGGAACCGGAAGCTGCTTTTTTTGAAGAATTAATGCTTGGGCCGGTTAATCATCATTGTTATTCTTTTATCCGGGCCGGATCTAAGCTGTTATCATGCTTTGTAAAAGACGGTATTTTGTATGCCGATTTACCTTTAGCTTTTGTCGAAGATATAAAGCGAGAGTTTGATTCCGATGAAATTAAGGCTCTTTTGCAAAAAAATATATTTACAAATTGTAAAGACTTAAAAGCAGCTCATATCTTCATTGAGGGTATAGAGATTTACGAATTATTAAAAAAATAA
- a CDS encoding flagellar filament outer layer protein FlaA, with protein MKKTFILVAMAFLLMGAVAVAEEAIIIDFALLNADIIADPNGKMTQNRRTVMDYGQVAGASYTDEQKALMRSSLALEQWEVELNSSAQNPLSVGVSTVKEAEVRAEGEKFAGQKLMGVRILFPEWANNANAKIKPGFLIPAYERMAQVDDQGNLQEPTAEEKASGKSRFEEGYGVVRNTGVIKSIAVNTYGMNFPHGLYVLLRDQNNVVKRYFMGYLLFDGWREMVWNNPSYIAHVKARELRLYPVYPVALPHVAFEGFLITRDAAHDGGDAIAYFKDVKIIYDKAVLTTVRDFADEDLWGIQTEREMKRKKIEVEKFGHIQVLRFLEQEKLATEEGFTPSEGSEKKQQ; from the coding sequence ATGAAAAAAACATTTATACTTGTTGCTATGGCATTCCTTTTAATGGGTGCCGTTGCGGTTGCTGAGGAAGCGATTATTATTGATTTCGCACTGTTGAATGCAGATATTATCGCAGATCCTAATGGTAAGATGACACAAAACAGAAGAACCGTTATGGATTACGGTCAAGTAGCCGGTGCCTCTTACACAGATGAGCAAAAAGCTTTGATGAGATCATCTTTAGCTCTTGAGCAGTGGGAAGTTGAATTGAATTCTTCCGCTCAGAACCCTCTTTCAGTTGGAGTTTCAACAGTTAAGGAAGCTGAAGTAAGAGCTGAAGGCGAGAAATTTGCCGGTCAGAAATTGATGGGCGTCCGCATCTTGTTCCCCGAGTGGGCAAACAATGCTAATGCAAAAATTAAGCCCGGATTTTTAATTCCTGCTTATGAAAGAATGGCCCAGGTTGATGATCAAGGAAATTTGCAGGAGCCTACTGCAGAAGAGAAGGCTTCCGGTAAATCAAGATTTGAAGAAGGCTATGGTGTTGTTCGAAATACCGGCGTTATCAAGTCCATTGCAGTAAATACCTATGGTATGAACTTCCCTCATGGTCTTTATGTTCTTCTTAGAGATCAGAACAATGTAGTTAAGAGATACTTCATGGGTTACCTCTTGTTTGATGGTTGGAGAGAAATGGTATGGAATAATCCTTCATATATTGCACATGTAAAGGCTAGGGAATTAAGGCTTTATCCTGTTTACCCTGTAGCTCTTCCTCATGTAGCTTTTGAAGGTTTCTTAATTACCCGTGACGCTGCTCATGACGGCGGAGATGCTATCGCATACTTCAAAGATGTTAAGATCATCTATGACAAAGCTGTTTTGACAACAGTACGTGACTTTGCTGATGAGGACCTCTGGGGTATTCAGACAGAAAGAGAAATGAAGAGAAAGAAGATTGAAGTTGAAAAATTCGGTCATATTCAAGTTTTACGATTCCTCGAACAGGAAAAGTTGGCTACAGAAGAAGGCTTCACACCATCTGAAGGTTCCGAAAAGAAACAACAATAA
- a CDS encoding tetratricopeptide repeat protein has product MLSEDLPWLPKKEKLREIYTSYVPHLNVLIVRIEEFLRSIVKITSAPTYKTRVKSFNSYYLKLLKFPPKKESSDLPVLTDIMGVRIICPFLQDINEVETILLKNFTVIEVERKGSERTFREFGYESVHFLLEIPEEFKVGLVLPKDLIFEIQLRTILQDAWAEVEHELVYKSEFSPFDQPLKRKLASINASLSLADIIFQEIRDYQNKLNTELEKRRFEFYSMADEYTAQVLPETNTVQHDNLEHSGELKVAETIDDLILAAIEAHNQNLFDKAEKIYTKIIEQNPNDIVLSVVFKHRGMAYFAQANYEDAYADFLQSCKYNPANFRSLYYVGIALTLLNRDDEAIEYFTKSLETNKFQAHVYFRRALSYFKLALYPEAAKDLDSASDLGLAEEDAKKLRIAIAKKIDMV; this is encoded by the coding sequence ATGTTGTCTGAAGACTTGCCTTGGCTCCCTAAAAAAGAAAAATTAAGGGAGATTTATACTTCTTATGTGCCTCACTTAAATGTTTTGATAGTGCGCATAGAGGAGTTTCTACGTTCTATAGTAAAAATAACTTCTGCTCCTACATATAAAACGCGGGTCAAAAGCTTTAATAGTTATTATTTGAAGCTTTTAAAATTTCCTCCCAAAAAGGAATCTTCTGATCTTCCTGTACTTACGGATATTATGGGAGTAAGGATTATCTGTCCTTTTTTGCAGGATATAAATGAAGTTGAGACAATTTTACTAAAAAATTTTACAGTAATAGAAGTGGAACGTAAGGGTTCTGAAAGAACTTTTAGAGAATTCGGGTATGAATCGGTACATTTTTTGCTTGAGATACCGGAGGAATTTAAGGTAGGACTTGTTTTACCCAAAGATTTGATTTTTGAGATTCAGCTTAGAACCATTCTTCAAGATGCTTGGGCTGAGGTTGAGCATGAGCTGGTATATAAATCGGAGTTTTCTCCCTTTGATCAACCTTTAAAAAGAAAGCTTGCTTCGATAAACGCAAGTTTAAGTTTAGCTGATATTATTTTTCAAGAAATTCGCGATTATCAAAACAAACTTAATACCGAGCTTGAAAAACGGCGCTTTGAATTTTATTCTATGGCTGATGAATATACGGCTCAAGTTTTACCTGAAACAAATACTGTTCAGCATGATAATTTGGAGCATAGCGGGGAGTTGAAAGTTGCCGAAACTATAGACGATTTGATTTTAGCTGCAATTGAAGCTCATAATCAAAATCTTTTTGATAAGGCCGAAAAGATTTATACAAAGATAATTGAACAAAATCCTAACGATATAGTTTTGTCGGTTGTATTTAAACACAGAGGTATGGCCTATTTTGCCCAAGCTAATTATGAAGATGCCTATGCCGATTTTTTGCAGAGTTGTAAATATAATCCTGCAAATTTTCGTTCTCTTTATTATGTTGGAATTGCTTTAACTCTCTTAAACAGAGATGATGAAGCCATTGAATATTTTACAAAATCGCTTGAAACAAATAAATTTCAAGCCCATGTTTATTTTAGGCGTGCCTTGTCCTATTTTAAACTGGCCTTATATCCTGAAGCTGCCAAGGACTTGGATTCTGCCTCGGATCTTGGTTTAGCTGAAGAAGATGCAAAAAAATTGCGTATAGCTATTGCAAAAAAAATTGATATGGTGTAA
- the rpsT gene encoding 30S ribosomal protein S20 gives MKNRSAIKRHNQSEVRRMRNRSAKSEVRTTARKYTEAVHAKNAETAAALLRELSGQLDSAARKGILTKNSAARKKSRMQLLYNASFAAK, from the coding sequence ATGAAAAATCGATCTGCGATTAAAAGACATAACCAGAGTGAAGTCCGCCGAATGCGAAACCGCTCTGCAAAGAGTGAAGTACGTACAACAGCTAGAAAGTATACTGAGGCTGTTCATGCAAAAAATGCAGAAACTGCTGCTGCATTACTTCGTGAACTTTCCGGTCAGCTTGATTCTGCAGCCCGAAAAGGAATTTTAACAAAGAATTCGGCAGCCCGCAAAAAGTCAAGAATGCAGCTCTTGTACAACGCTTCATTTGCAGCAAAATAA
- a CDS encoding HU family DNA-binding protein — MKKKQSKIDIIDSVYRNNPQYQLKQINAITNLFLEELSILLQQGVPVEIRGLGSFDFTVLHGRKNARNPKTGETVLTDDRCKIRFKPGKELKDSLNKINIKEFFDNEK; from the coding sequence ATGAAAAAAAAACAGTCGAAAATCGACATAATAGATTCCGTTTATCGAAATAATCCTCAATATCAACTTAAGCAGATTAATGCTATAACTAATTTGTTTTTAGAGGAGCTTTCTATACTTTTGCAGCAAGGAGTACCTGTAGAGATACGCGGTTTGGGTTCTTTCGATTTTACTGTTTTACATGGAAGGAAAAATGCCCGCAACCCTAAAACGGGAGAAACCGTTTTGACTGATGATAGATGTAAAATAAGGTTTAAGCCGGGAAAAGAACTAAAAGATTCCCTTAATAAAATAAATATAAAAGAGTTTTTTGATAATGAAAAATAA
- the lnt gene encoding apolipoprotein N-acyltransferase, with protein MKNKFVFFCLNLLLAVLGSILFALSHPNYLNLNGFGFLAYIALIPFFLLLKRTKLKFSFLWGAFSGSFSYFIFNFWIIFFHPLAIYIILAKYCIFYSFLFFVLKIIDSYALKYGFIFQAIAWVAFEYLNTLGFLGYSYGIIGYTQWNFPILIRVSSIFGVWGLSFLLVYFSSCSASFLFDFYKEKDIKNVYKRYKLPMMIWIGTFFAFILYGAFTKKNLSEIPKTKIALVQPNRDPWLGNLEVYRNNYEELKDLSEKAIENFPDIELVVWPETAFIPMIRWHYKYTSTSNPNSLLVRELLNFLNNQKVSFLIGNDEGVLDKKFLDNNFDSLEDKKLDYNAALLFIPKKNVLPPEPQVYRKMHLVPFTEHFPYQKLFPQVYEFLKENDTHFWEKGKEANLLEFKNLKIGTPICFEDTFGYISRAFSKKGANIIINLTNDAWAQSAVSQYQHLSMAVFRAVENRLPVLRAASSGQTAFIDQNGNIQKMLPPFTKDVLVADVTVLTEGYKTVYSYLVDFFGLLCTVVLISNLCFIIINKFIKKDRRSNETE; from the coding sequence ATGAAAAATAAATTTGTCTTTTTTTGTTTGAATCTCCTGCTTGCCGTTTTAGGTTCTATTCTTTTTGCATTATCTCACCCTAATTATTTGAATCTCAACGGTTTCGGTTTTTTAGCCTACATAGCCCTTATTCCGTTTTTTTTATTGCTTAAAAGGACTAAGCTAAAGTTTTCGTTTTTATGGGGTGCTTTTTCAGGAAGTTTTTCATATTTTATATTTAATTTTTGGATAATATTTTTTCATCCTCTTGCTATTTATATAATACTTGCAAAGTATTGTATTTTTTATTCCTTTTTGTTTTTTGTTTTAAAAATAATAGATTCATATGCTTTAAAATATGGCTTTATTTTTCAAGCGATAGCTTGGGTCGCGTTTGAATATTTAAACACTCTAGGTTTTTTAGGTTACTCCTACGGTATAATTGGCTATACACAATGGAATTTTCCCATATTAATTCGAGTATCTTCAATATTTGGAGTATGGGGACTCTCTTTTTTACTTGTTTACTTTTCATCTTGTTCAGCCTCCTTTCTTTTTGATTTTTATAAAGAAAAAGACATAAAAAATGTTTACAAAAGATATAAATTACCTATGATGATTTGGATAGGTACATTTTTTGCCTTTATTTTATATGGAGCTTTTACAAAAAAAAATCTTTCGGAAATTCCAAAAACAAAGATTGCTCTTGTCCAGCCTAATAGGGACCCATGGCTTGGAAATTTGGAAGTTTATAGAAATAATTATGAAGAACTTAAAGATTTATCGGAAAAGGCTATTGAAAATTTTCCTGATATAGAATTAGTAGTCTGGCCGGAAACTGCTTTTATTCCTATGATAAGATGGCATTATAAATACACCTCAACCTCTAATCCTAATTCTCTTTTGGTGCGGGAATTACTGAATTTTTTGAATAATCAAAAAGTTTCTTTTTTAATAGGAAATGATGAAGGTGTTTTGGATAAAAAATTTTTAGATAACAATTTTGACAGTCTTGAGGATAAGAAGCTTGACTATAATGCAGCCTTACTCTTTATTCCTAAAAAAAATGTTTTACCTCCTGAGCCTCAAGTGTACCGAAAAATGCACTTAGTTCCTTTTACAGAGCATTTTCCTTATCAAAAACTTTTTCCGCAAGTTTATGAATTTTTAAAAGAAAACGATACTCATTTTTGGGAAAAAGGTAAAGAAGCAAATCTTCTTGAATTTAAGAATTTAAAAATAGGAACTCCAATTTGTTTTGAAGATACCTTCGGTTATATTTCAAGAGCTTTTTCAAAAAAAGGAGCCAATATAATCATTAATCTTACAAATGATGCTTGGGCTCAAAGTGCCGTAAGTCAGTACCAGCATTTATCTATGGCAGTTTTTAGGGCTGTCGAAAACCGTCTTCCCGTTTTAAGAGCTGCAAGTTCAGGTCAGACTGCTTTTATCGATCAAAACGGAAATATTCAAAAAATGCTTCCGCCATTTACCAAGGACGTTTTGGTTGCAGATGTAACCGTCTTGACAGAAGGGTATAAAACCGTTTACTCTTATCTTGTTGATTTTTTTGGATTGCTTTGCACCGTGGTTTTAATTTCAAATTTGTGCTTTATCATAATTAATAAATTTATTAAAAAAGATCGGAGGTCAAATGAAACGGAATAA
- a CDS encoding polymer-forming cytoskeletal protein — translation MKRNNKYKEKNVTVLGKETVFDGVMKFSETLQIEGKFIGAIDSQGSLYISKNADCRVQYVKAASIVVEGAVVGSLSAADKVDLKSGCSVKGDITAGRLRIADKVSFEGSVRMIKNNSFPEKNFFSIKSDQLKEQLSRE, via the coding sequence ATGAAACGGAATAATAAATATAAGGAAAAGAATGTTACGGTTTTAGGTAAAGAAACCGTATTTGACGGGGTGATGAAATTCTCCGAAACTTTACAAATTGAAGGAAAATTTATCGGGGCCATAGATTCTCAAGGCTCTTTATACATTTCAAAAAATGCAGATTGCAGAGTTCAATATGTTAAGGCTGCTTCGATAGTTGTTGAAGGTGCTGTTGTAGGTTCTCTATCTGCTGCCGACAAGGTGGATCTAAAATCAGGATGTTCCGTTAAGGGTGATATTACGGCCGGACGTCTCAGGATAGCCGATAAGGTTTCTTTTGAAGGTTCTGTTAGAATGATTAAAAATAACAGTTTCCCCGAAAAAAATTTTTTTTCTATAAAGTCCGATCAGCTTAAAGAACAGCTCAGCCGTGAATAA
- a CDS encoding CinA family protein translates to MIDFELIKKVFLVLKERKIKLITAESLTGGLIASEFTKIPGTSEVFWGGYVVYTAQAKIAFLNIEPKLIETFGVISPQTVEAMAFGAVKNFFDTSFTPEPVVSIAVSGAAGPSSLEGHPPGTVCISSAFFYPKSFDSKKSHDLKTLKKEDLVFKTHTYEFSGSRDEVREQTLNKAFFHILSLTKRTAAPGLELP, encoded by the coding sequence ATGATTGATTTTGAGCTTATAAAAAAAGTTTTTTTAGTTCTAAAAGAAAGGAAGATTAAGCTTATAACTGCCGAATCCTTGACCGGAGGCTTGATAGCTTCCGAATTCACAAAGATACCGGGAACGTCAGAGGTGTTTTGGGGCGGTTATGTTGTGTACACGGCTCAAGCAAAAATAGCTTTTTTAAATATAGAACCTAAGTTAATAGAAACATTTGGCGTAATAAGCCCGCAAACCGTAGAAGCTATGGCCTTCGGTGCCGTTAAAAATTTCTTTGACACGTCTTTTACTCCTGAACCTGTAGTTTCTATTGCCGTAAGCGGAGCTGCCGGTCCTTCAAGTCTTGAAGGTCATCCTCCCGGAACAGTATGTATTTCTTCCGCTTTCTTTTATCCGAAATCTTTTGATTCTAAAAAATCCCATGATTTAAAAACTTTAAAAAAAGAAGATCTTGTTTTTAAAACTCATACTTATGAGTTTTCAGGTTCAAGGGATGAGGTAAGGGAACAAACTTTAAATAAAGCTTTTTTTCATATTTTATCCTTAACGAAAAGAACGGCAGCCCCCGGGTTGGAACTGCCGTGA